In Streptomyces violaceusniger Tu 4113, one DNA window encodes the following:
- a CDS encoding ABC transporter ATP-binding protein, with protein sequence MTTLTKPDDGATPPPAGPGDGAFLSVRDLYVRFSTEDGVVKAVDGLSFDLERGRTLGIVGESGSGKSVTNLTVLGLHDPRTTTVSGEILLGGQELTGAPERTLERLRGNTMAMIFQDPLTALSPYYTVGRQIAEPYRKHTGASKSEARSRAIEMLEKVGIPNPGLRVDDYPHQFSGGMRQRAMIAMSLVCNPDLLIADEPTTALDVTVQAQILDLLKDLQQEFGSAIILITHDLGVVANTADDLLVMYAGRAVERGTVREVLRAPQHPYTWGLLGSMPRLSSAVDEPLNPIPGSPPSLLSPPPGCPFHPRCHYTDQVEGDRCATERPVLPDGRGAACHLSAERKQTLFTEQIKPRLG encoded by the coding sequence ATGACCACACTCACCAAGCCCGACGACGGCGCGACGCCCCCACCGGCCGGCCCCGGCGACGGCGCCTTCCTGTCCGTACGCGATCTGTACGTCCGGTTCTCGACCGAGGACGGCGTCGTCAAGGCCGTCGACGGCCTCTCCTTCGACCTCGAACGCGGCCGGACGCTCGGCATCGTCGGCGAGTCCGGCTCCGGCAAGTCCGTCACCAACCTCACCGTCCTCGGCCTGCACGACCCGCGCACCACCACCGTCAGCGGCGAGATCCTGCTGGGCGGGCAGGAGCTGACCGGGGCGCCCGAGCGCACCCTGGAGCGGCTGCGCGGCAACACCATGGCGATGATCTTCCAGGATCCGCTGACCGCCCTGTCGCCGTACTACACGGTGGGCCGCCAGATAGCCGAGCCGTACCGCAAGCACACCGGCGCCTCCAAGAGCGAGGCCCGCTCCCGGGCGATCGAGATGCTGGAGAAGGTCGGCATCCCCAACCCCGGCCTGCGGGTGGACGATTATCCGCACCAGTTCTCCGGCGGGATGCGGCAGCGCGCGATGATCGCGATGTCGCTGGTCTGCAACCCCGATCTGCTGATCGCCGACGAGCCGACCACCGCCCTCGACGTCACCGTCCAGGCCCAGATCCTGGATCTGCTGAAGGACCTGCAGCAGGAGTTCGGCTCCGCGATCATCCTCATCACCCATGACCTGGGCGTGGTCGCCAACACCGCCGACGATCTGCTGGTGATGTACGCGGGCCGGGCCGTGGAGCGCGGTACGGTCCGCGAGGTGCTGCGTGCGCCCCAGCATCCGTACACCTGGGGGCTGCTGGGCTCCATGCCACGGCTGTCCTCCGCCGTGGACGAGCCGCTGAACCCCATCCCCGGCTCCCCGCCGAGCCTGCTCAGCCCCCCGCCGGGCTGTCCCTTCCATCCGCGGTGCCACTACACCGACCAGGTGGAGGGCGACCGCTGCGCCACCGAGCGGCCCGTGCTGCCGGACGGCCGCGGCGCCGCCTGCCACCTGAGCGCCGAGCGGAAACAGACCCTCTTCACCGAGCAGATCAAGCCCCGGCTGGGCTAG
- a CDS encoding ABC transporter permease, whose amino-acid sequence MLRFLARRSLGAIVILILISAITFFLFFALPAEPARLACGKNCDPVSLAMINKNLGLDQPVPVQYAKFMVGIVAGRDFAVGHCSAPCFGYSFVSQEPVWGTIADRFPTTLSLALGGAAVFLVCGIGIGMIAAWRRGTWIDKFFSSLSLLGASMQIYFVGVLALAWFVSGLGIMDQPAYYPFTDNPAKWFSGMLLPWVVLSLIFLANYSRMTRSQMVEQLQEDHVRTARAKGLSSRTVFFRYAWRGAIAPIITIFGIDLGSLFGGAMVTEYTFTLHGIGRLAVESVQLTDLPMLMGVMLVSSAAIVVFNILVDAAYAFIDPRVRLA is encoded by the coding sequence ATGTTGAGATTCCTCGCCCGCCGGTCCCTCGGCGCGATCGTGATCCTGATCCTGATCAGCGCGATCACGTTCTTCCTCTTCTTCGCCCTGCCCGCCGAACCGGCCCGGCTCGCCTGCGGCAAGAACTGCGACCCCGTCTCGCTCGCCATGATCAACAAGAACCTGGGTCTGGACCAGCCGGTGCCGGTCCAGTACGCGAAGTTCATGGTGGGGATCGTCGCCGGGCGGGACTTCGCCGTGGGGCACTGCAGCGCCCCCTGCTTCGGCTACTCCTTCGTCAGCCAGGAGCCCGTCTGGGGCACCATCGCCGACCGCTTCCCCACCACCCTCTCGCTCGCCCTCGGCGGTGCCGCCGTGTTCCTGGTCTGCGGGATCGGCATCGGCATGATCGCGGCCTGGCGGCGCGGCACCTGGATCGACAAGTTCTTCAGCTCGCTGTCGCTGCTCGGCGCCTCGATGCAGATCTACTTCGTCGGAGTGCTCGCCCTGGCCTGGTTCGTCAGCGGTCTGGGGATCATGGACCAGCCCGCCTACTACCCCTTCACCGACAATCCGGCGAAGTGGTTCAGCGGGATGCTGCTGCCCTGGGTGGTGCTCTCCCTGATCTTCCTGGCCAACTACAGTCGGATGACCCGCTCCCAGATGGTCGAGCAACTGCAGGAGGACCATGTCCGCACGGCGAGAGCCAAGGGACTCTCCAGCCGTACGGTCTTCTTCCGCTACGCCTGGCGCGGCGCCATCGCCCCCATCATCACCATCTTCGGCATCGACCTCGGATCGCTCTTCGGCGGGGCCATGGTCACCGAGTACACCTTCACCCTGCACGGCATCGGGCGGCTGGCGGTGGAATCCGTCCAGCTCACCGATCTGCCCATGCTGATGGGCGTGATGCTGGTCAGCTCCGCGGCCATCGTGGTGTTCAACATCCTGGTCGACGCCGCCTACGCCTTCATCGACCCGCGCGTGCGCCTCGCCTGA
- a CDS encoding ABC transporter substrate-binding protein: MTPKKNSRRARTYAVALTAGALALAGCSSGGGGSNPKGSNEPRMESQDVTLGTAADSTGPAKDLPGAKKGGTVTVLQRDAFEHLDPGQIYVSDELIAQTLYNRTLTNYQFDDKTGKAKLVGDLATDTGKSSDGGRTWTYTLKDGLKYEDGSPITSKDVRQAVERLYAPYQTNGPTYLQQWLSGEGQKYRKALPDGPYKGKHLPSSVLDTPDGKTIVFHFDQPRAEVPFAVAMPNISAVPPGKDTKEKYDKAPLASGPYKVRNFKSGKGVEFVKNDQWDPRTDSIRHQYVDGFDISFGHQWVDSTRRLQASKGADRNGMTLTNAVDPSQISTVLKDKEAMARSLTETQPYVDVVSINTDRVKDKKVREAIAWAFPSGQYLQQFGGPKGGEVGGGLVGPTLKGYDPSFDPFQKKKYPGGNAKKARELLKEAGKENYELVYAYGNGDTHQDASVVVQRALERAGFKVQKKEIDQSTYYTQIGKVKNKFDLYRSSWGADWPSASTVVPPVYGGENVYDDSSNYSHLDVPAVNAEIGKVAKVGDLSRATSEWIKLSEKILTDDVPAVPTFYNRLFTLWGSGIGGVKFNSVYGAVDPTAVFIK; this comes from the coding sequence ATGACGCCGAAGAAGAACAGCCGCAGAGCCCGTACCTATGCCGTCGCCCTGACCGCGGGCGCCCTGGCGCTCGCGGGGTGCAGCAGCGGAGGCGGCGGCTCAAATCCCAAGGGGTCGAACGAGCCCAGGATGGAGTCCCAGGACGTCACCCTCGGCACCGCCGCCGACTCCACCGGACCGGCCAAGGACCTGCCGGGCGCCAAGAAGGGCGGCACCGTCACGGTGCTGCAGCGGGACGCCTTCGAGCATCTGGACCCGGGGCAGATCTACGTCAGCGATGAGCTGATCGCGCAGACCCTCTACAACCGGACGCTGACGAACTACCAGTTCGACGACAAGACGGGCAAGGCCAAGCTGGTCGGCGACCTCGCCACCGACACCGGCAAGTCCTCCGACGGCGGCCGCACCTGGACGTACACCCTCAAGGACGGGCTGAAGTACGAGGACGGCTCGCCCATCACCTCCAAGGACGTCCGGCAGGCCGTCGAGCGGCTCTACGCGCCGTATCAGACGAACGGGCCGACGTATCTGCAGCAGTGGCTCTCCGGTGAGGGCCAGAAGTACCGCAAGGCGCTTCCGGACGGCCCCTACAAGGGCAAGCATCTGCCCTCGTCGGTGCTGGACACCCCGGACGGCAAGACCATCGTCTTCCACTTCGACCAGCCGCGCGCCGAGGTGCCGTTCGCGGTCGCCATGCCCAATATCAGCGCGGTGCCGCCGGGCAAGGACACCAAGGAGAAGTACGACAAGGCCCCGCTGGCCTCGGGCCCGTACAAAGTCCGGAACTTCAAGTCGGGCAAGGGCGTCGAGTTCGTCAAGAACGACCAGTGGGACCCCAGGACCGACTCGATACGTCATCAGTACGTCGACGGGTTCGACATCTCCTTCGGCCACCAGTGGGTGGACTCCACCCGCCGGCTCCAGGCCAGCAAGGGCGCCGACCGGAACGGGATGACGCTCACCAACGCGGTCGACCCCTCGCAGATCTCCACGGTCCTCAAGGACAAGGAGGCGATGGCCCGGTCGCTGACCGAGACGCAGCCCTATGTGGACGTCGTCTCGATCAACACCGATCGGGTCAAGGACAAGAAGGTGCGCGAGGCGATCGCCTGGGCCTTCCCCAGCGGGCAGTACCTCCAGCAGTTCGGCGGCCCCAAGGGCGGTGAGGTCGGCGGCGGGCTGGTCGGCCCCACGCTCAAGGGCTACGACCCCTCCTTCGACCCGTTCCAGAAGAAGAAGTACCCCGGCGGCAACGCCAAGAAGGCCAGGGAGCTGCTGAAGGAGGCGGGCAAGGAGAACTACGAGCTCGTCTACGCCTACGGCAACGGCGACACCCACCAGGACGCCTCGGTGGTCGTCCAGCGGGCCCTGGAGCGGGCCGGGTTCAAGGTGCAGAAGAAGGAGATCGACCAGTCGACCTATTACACGCAGATCGGAAAGGTCAAGAACAAGTTCGACCTGTACCGGTCCTCGTGGGGTGCCGACTGGCCATCCGCCTCGACCGTGGTCCCGCCGGTGTACGGCGGCGAGAACGTCTACGACGACTCCTCGAACTACTCGCACCTCGACGTCCCGGCGGTCAACGCGGAGATCGGCAAGGTCGCCAAGGTCGGCGACCTGAGCCGGGCCACCTCGGAGTGGATCAAGCTCAGCGAGAAGATCCTCACCGATGACGTCCCCGCGGTCCCGACCTTCTACAACCGGCTGTTCACCCTCTGGGGCTCGGGCATCGGCGGAGTGAAGTTCAACTCGGTCTACGGGGCCGTGGACCCGACGGCCGTCTTCATCAAGTAG
- a CDS encoding ABC transporter permease: MTTPSQSGVVEKAAPGTEGEAPAGLAPRQLMWRRFKRDRTGVVSACLVIFFFAVAVLAPVISWLYGKDPYTTYGLDRPALLDPLTSYPMKPNGGIDGEFWFGIEPKLGRDVLTQLVYGIRTSLLIGLAATVLSTVTGIVIGVVAGYLGGRTDYFLGRLIDLLLSFPQQLFFVAFMPVVTALFVSPQKETPTYFRVTALVMVLWLLGWMQLARLLRGQVLSLREREFVEAARVTGASPWRIVRKELLPNLVTPILVQSTLMLPNFVTTEAALSFLGVGVVEPTPDWGRMFAKGANFYEGDITYMFFPGIAMVVFVVAFNLLGDSVRDAMDPKTTR, translated from the coding sequence ATGACGACTCCATCCCAGTCCGGCGTGGTCGAAAAGGCCGCACCGGGCACGGAGGGCGAGGCGCCGGCCGGTCTGGCGCCCCGCCAACTCATGTGGCGGCGCTTCAAGCGCGACCGCACGGGTGTCGTCTCCGCATGCTTGGTGATCTTCTTCTTCGCCGTCGCCGTGCTGGCGCCGGTGATCTCCTGGCTGTACGGCAAGGATCCGTACACCACCTACGGCCTGGACCGGCCCGCGCTGCTGGACCCCCTCACCAGCTATCCGATGAAGCCCAACGGGGGCATCGACGGGGAGTTCTGGTTCGGCATCGAGCCCAAGCTGGGCCGCGATGTGCTGACCCAGCTCGTCTACGGCATCCGCACCTCGCTGCTGATCGGGCTGGCCGCGACCGTGCTGTCCACGGTCACCGGCATCGTGATCGGCGTGGTGGCGGGCTATCTGGGCGGCCGCACCGACTACTTCCTCGGCCGGCTCATCGATCTGCTGCTGTCCTTTCCGCAGCAGCTCTTCTTCGTCGCCTTCATGCCGGTGGTGACCGCGCTGTTCGTCAGCCCGCAGAAGGAGACGCCCACCTATTTCCGGGTGACGGCCCTGGTGATGGTGTTGTGGCTGCTGGGCTGGATGCAGCTCGCCCGGCTGCTGCGCGGCCAAGTGCTGTCCCTGAGGGAGCGTGAGTTCGTCGAGGCGGCCAGGGTGACCGGCGCCTCGCCGTGGCGGATCGTCCGCAAGGAGCTGCTGCCCAACCTCGTCACGCCCATCCTGGTGCAGTCCACGCTGATGCTGCCGAACTTCGTGACGACGGAAGCGGCGCTGTCCTTCCTCGGCGTCGGCGTGGTGGAGCCGACCCCCGACTGGGGCCGGATGTTCGCCAAGGGCGCGAACTTCTACGAGGGCGACATCACCTACATGTTCTTCCCCGGCATCGCCATGGTGGTCTTCGTGGTCGCCTTCAACCTGCTCGGGGACTCGGTCCGGGACGCGATGGACCCGAAGACCACGCGGTGA
- a CDS encoding S9 family peptidase, translating to MTGQLSFPRQHARTQRFTLGAPRALAVAPDDSRVVFLRSRSGTDRTGVLWVHDLAGQREYPAADPAELLAGAGEELSPEERARRERSREGSAGVVGYAVDTAVERAAFALSGRLFTTDLPAGTTRELRVPGPVVDPRPSPDGRHIAYAAGGALRVTGADGADDRALAEPEEDTVTYGLAEFIAAEEMDRSRGFWWSPRSDALLAARADDAPVQRWWLADPAHPGQKPAEAAYPAAGTANAEVRLVLLGLDGSRTEIEWDRERYPYLARVHWSAYGPPLLLVQARDQRSQLYLAVDTDTGRTSTVHVDEDAVWLDLFPGVPAWTEDGRLVRIADEGGARVLMVGDRKLTSGALQVRAVLDIGTDDVLFSASPGAGAPLPEQPGEIDVYRAWFRGSGDQGGWEPVGKRPFPAVHSATRGGEVLALAYTGLERPGVSVEILRPADHGAAERIAEIASYAERPVITARPELLFAGKRDIPCAVLLPSGHREGDGPLPVLMDPYGGPHGQRVVASHNAHLTSQWFADQGFAVIVADGRGTPGRSPAWEKAVRDDLAAVTLEDQVEAVTALAERYPLDLGRVAIRGWSYGGYLAALAVLRRPDVFHAGVVGAPVTDWRLYDTHYTERYLGLPDEQPEVYAANALMTDEGLSGAAETARPMMIIHGLADDNVVAAHTLRLSSALLAAGRPHEVLPLSGVTHMTPQEQVAENLLLLQVDFLKRSLGMR from the coding sequence ATGACCGGACAGCTCTCGTTCCCACGGCAGCACGCGCGGACCCAACGGTTCACCCTCGGGGCACCGCGGGCCCTCGCCGTGGCCCCCGACGATTCACGCGTCGTCTTCCTGCGCTCCCGCTCGGGCACCGACCGGACCGGCGTCCTGTGGGTGCACGACCTCGCCGGGCAGCGCGAGTACCCCGCCGCCGACCCGGCCGAGCTGCTCGCCGGCGCCGGCGAGGAGCTGTCCCCCGAGGAGCGGGCGCGGCGCGAGCGCAGCCGCGAGGGGTCGGCCGGAGTGGTCGGCTACGCGGTGGACACCGCCGTCGAGCGGGCCGCGTTCGCCCTCTCCGGACGGCTCTTCACCACCGATCTGCCCGCGGGCACCACCCGCGAGCTGCGCGTCCCCGGTCCGGTCGTGGACCCGCGCCCCTCGCCCGACGGCCGCCATATCGCCTATGCGGCGGGCGGGGCGCTGCGGGTCACGGGCGCGGACGGCGCGGACGACCGGGCGCTCGCGGAGCCGGAGGAGGACACCGTCACCTACGGCCTCGCGGAGTTCATCGCGGCCGAGGAGATGGACCGCTCACGCGGCTTCTGGTGGTCGCCGCGGAGCGACGCCCTGCTGGCCGCCCGGGCCGACGACGCCCCCGTACAGCGCTGGTGGCTCGCCGACCCGGCCCACCCTGGCCAAAAGCCCGCGGAGGCCGCCTATCCGGCCGCGGGCACCGCCAACGCCGAGGTGCGGCTGGTTCTGCTCGGCCTGGACGGCTCCCGTACGGAGATCGAGTGGGACCGGGAGCGCTATCCGTACCTCGCGCGGGTGCACTGGTCGGCCTACGGTCCGCCCCTGCTTCTGGTCCAGGCCAGGGACCAGCGCAGCCAGCTCTACCTGGCCGTGGACACCGACACCGGACGGACCAGCACGGTCCATGTCGACGAGGACGCGGTTTGGCTGGATCTTTTCCCCGGGGTGCCGGCCTGGACGGAGGACGGACGCCTCGTCCGCATCGCGGATGAGGGCGGCGCCCGGGTGCTGATGGTCGGCGACCGCAAGTTGACGTCCGGTGCCCTCCAGGTGCGCGCGGTCCTCGACATCGGCACGGACGACGTGCTGTTCTCCGCCTCCCCCGGGGCCGGTGCTCCGCTGCCCGAGCAGCCGGGCGAGATCGACGTCTACCGCGCCTGGTTCCGGGGCAGCGGCGACCAGGGCGGCTGGGAGCCGGTCGGCAAGCGGCCCTTCCCTGCGGTCCACTCCGCGACGCGCGGCGGTGAGGTGCTCGCACTGGCGTACACGGGGCTGGAGCGGCCCGGGGTGAGCGTGGAGATCCTCCGGCCCGCCGACCACGGCGCGGCCGAGCGCATCGCCGAGATCGCCTCGTACGCGGAGCGGCCCGTCATCACCGCCCGCCCCGAGCTCCTCTTCGCGGGCAAGCGGGACATCCCCTGCGCCGTGCTGCTGCCCAGCGGCCACCGGGAGGGCGACGGACCGCTGCCGGTCCTGATGGATCCTTACGGTGGGCCGCACGGCCAGCGGGTGGTCGCCTCGCACAACGCCCACCTCACCTCGCAGTGGTTCGCCGACCAGGGCTTCGCGGTGATCGTCGCCGACGGCCGCGGCACCCCCGGCCGCTCCCCGGCCTGGGAGAAGGCGGTACGCGACGACTTGGCCGCGGTCACCCTGGAGGACCAGGTCGAGGCGGTGACGGCGCTCGCCGAGCGCTATCCGCTGGACCTCGGCCGGGTCGCCATCCGCGGCTGGTCCTACGGCGGCTATCTGGCCGCGCTGGCGGTGCTGCGCCGCCCCGATGTCTTCCACGCGGGCGTGGTGGGCGCCCCGGTGACGGACTGGCGGCTGTACGACACCCACTACACCGAGCGGTATCTGGGCCTGCCCGACGAACAGCCCGAGGTTTACGCCGCCAACGCGCTGATGACCGACGAGGGGCTGTCCGGCGCGGCGGAGACCGCCCGGCCGATGATGATCATCCACGGTCTGGCGGACGACAACGTGGTGGCCGCGCACACCCTGCGGCTCTCCTCGGCGCTGTTGGCCGCGGGCCGTCCGCATGAGGTGCTGCCGCTGTCCGGGGTGACCCATATGACCCCGCAGGAGCAGGTCGCGGAGAATCTGCTGCTGCTGCAGGTGGACTTCCTCAAGCGGTCCCTCGGGATGCGGTAG
- the mshB gene encoding N-acetyl-1-D-myo-inositol-2-amino-2-deoxy-alpha-D-glucopyranoside deacetylase, with translation MTALPARRLLLVHAHPDDESINNGATMAKYAAEGAYVTLVTCTLGEEGEVIPPALAHLAANRDDALGPHRIGELAAAMGALGVEDHRFLGGPGRYRDSGMMGAPQNDRPDCFWQADLDEAAGHLVAVVREIRPQILVTYDTHGGYGHPDHIQAHRVAMRAVELAADADFRPELGEPHDIAKVYWNCVPRSAVEEGFARLRAAGRDSLFPGVATVDDVPGVVPDSDVTAFIDGTAHTGAKAAAMRAHATQIAVDGPFFALSNDLAQPMFVHEHYRLVKGDAGAGREDDLFAGVAA, from the coding sequence ATGACCGCTCTTCCCGCCCGTCGTCTGCTGCTGGTGCACGCACATCCGGACGACGAGTCGATCAATAACGGCGCGACCATGGCGAAATATGCCGCCGAGGGCGCATACGTCACCCTGGTGACCTGCACCCTCGGTGAGGAGGGCGAGGTCATCCCGCCTGCCCTCGCACATCTCGCCGCCAACCGCGACGACGCGCTCGGTCCGCACCGGATCGGCGAACTCGCCGCGGCCATGGGTGCCTTGGGGGTCGAGGACCACCGCTTCCTGGGCGGTCCCGGCCGCTATCGCGACTCCGGGATGATGGGCGCCCCGCAGAACGACCGGCCGGACTGCTTCTGGCAGGCCGACCTGGACGAGGCCGCGGGGCACCTGGTGGCCGTGGTCCGCGAGATCCGGCCACAGATTCTCGTGACGTACGACACCCATGGGGGGTACGGCCACCCCGATCACATCCAGGCACACCGCGTGGCGATGCGCGCCGTGGAACTGGCCGCCGACGCGGACTTCCGCCCGGAGCTCGGCGAGCCGCACGACATCGCGAAGGTCTACTGGAACTGCGTGCCGCGCTCGGCTGTCGAGGAGGGCTTCGCCCGGCTGCGGGCCGCGGGCCGTGACTCGCTCTTCCCCGGCGTCGCCACGGTCGACGACGTCCCCGGAGTGGTGCCGGACTCGGACGTCACCGCGTTCATCGACGGCACCGCCCACACCGGGGCGAAGGCGGCGGCGATGCGCGCCCACGCCACCCAGATCGCGGTGGACGGACCCTTCTTCGCGCTCTCCAACGATCTGGCCCAGCCGATGTTCGTCCATGAGCACTACCGGCTGGTCAAGGGCGATGCCGGGGCGGGCCGCGAGGACGACCTGTTCGCGGGGGTGGCGGCATGA
- a CDS encoding DUF6113 family protein — translation MTAPRLGGYALLAVAGVLVGAAGALVQAAWFPGGLLLALLAIAGLCYGGVKAAGARMGGGVPAGAWTVAVLLLTSSRSEGDFLFGAGLGSYAFLLGGMFIGVMCATLPLVPQPPGPPVRLGK, via the coding sequence ATGACGGCCCCGCGCCTGGGCGGATACGCCCTGCTCGCCGTGGCCGGGGTGCTGGTCGGCGCCGCGGGTGCGCTGGTCCAAGCGGCATGGTTCCCCGGCGGGTTGCTGCTGGCGCTGCTCGCGATCGCGGGCCTGTGCTACGGCGGGGTCAAGGCCGCGGGTGCCCGGATGGGCGGCGGAGTGCCCGCGGGGGCCTGGACGGTGGCCGTGTTGCTGCTCACTTCCTCCCGCTCGGAAGGGGATTTCCTTTTCGGCGCCGGGCTGGGGTCGTACGCTTTCCTCCTCGGCGGGATGTTCATCGGTGTGATGTGCGCCACGTTGCCTCTGGTGCCGCAACCTCCTGGCCCGCCGGTCCGACTTGGTAAGTGA
- a CDS encoding ABC transporter ATP-binding protein: MTATTALSAPGTGAATTGAPPVVRFEKVNKSYGSVRAVADLDLTLYPGETVALLGPNGAGKSSSLDLLLGLRHPDSGRVEVFGTTPRQAVVRGRVGAMLQSGALMEDVTVRELVGLACELHPKGHPVDEVLERAGIAEIASRKVNKLSGGQEQRVRFAFATAGASDLIVLDEPTTGMDVSSRQTFWGAMREQTKQGRTILFATHYLDEADAVADRVIVLHGGRVLADGSSAEIKAMAGARRISFELDGPVDEATLRALPALTGIEISGRTVRIRSTDADATVHAVYGLGLYPCGLEVTGLGLEQAFLAITDAATDVAGDAAPTVEESAR, translated from the coding sequence ATGACCGCAACGACCGCTCTTTCCGCCCCCGGCACCGGGGCCGCCACCACGGGCGCCCCGCCCGTGGTCCGCTTCGAGAAGGTGAACAAGAGCTACGGCAGTGTGCGCGCCGTGGCCGATCTCGATCTCACGCTGTACCCGGGGGAGACCGTCGCCCTGCTGGGCCCCAACGGCGCCGGCAAGTCCTCCAGCCTCGATCTGCTGCTCGGCCTGCGCCACCCCGACTCCGGCCGGGTGGAGGTCTTCGGCACCACCCCGCGCCAGGCCGTCGTCCGCGGCCGGGTCGGCGCGATGCTGCAGAGCGGCGCTCTGATGGAGGACGTGACGGTCCGCGAACTGGTGGGGCTGGCCTGCGAGCTGCACCCCAAGGGCCATCCGGTGGACGAGGTGCTGGAGCGGGCGGGGATCGCCGAGATCGCCTCCCGCAAGGTGAACAAGCTCTCCGGCGGTCAGGAGCAGCGGGTGCGCTTCGCGTTCGCCACCGCCGGCGCCTCCGATCTGATCGTGCTGGACGAGCCCACGACCGGTATGGACGTGTCGTCCCGGCAGACCTTCTGGGGCGCGATGCGGGAGCAGACGAAGCAGGGCCGCACCATCCTGTTCGCCACCCACTACCTCGACGAGGCCGACGCCGTCGCCGACCGGGTGATCGTGCTGCACGGCGGCCGGGTGCTGGCCGACGGCTCGTCCGCCGAGATCAAGGCGATGGCCGGGGCCCGGCGGATCTCCTTCGAACTGGACGGGCCGGTCGACGAGGCGACGCTGCGCGCCCTGCCCGCGCTGACCGGGATCGAGATCTCGGGGCGTACCGTACGCATCCGGTCCACCGACGCGGACGCGACCGTGCACGCGGTCTACGGGCTCGGGCTCTATCCGTGCGGCCTGGAGGTCACCGGCCTCGGCCTGGAGCAGGCGTTCCTCGCCATCACCGACGCCGCCACCGACGTGGCCGGCGACGCCGCGCCCACAGTTGAGGAGTCCGCACGATGA
- a CDS encoding ABC transporter permease has protein sequence MKALVKLEIARTLRNRKFMFFTVIYPSVLFLLIAGSTDADDRVPGTGLSMPLYYMVAMASFGALTAGLMGNGERIAKEREGGWTRQLRLTPLPGRGYVAAKIAVGAVATLPSIVIVFVVAAAVKGVRLDAAWEWAALTGAIWAGSLVFAALGVAIGYLATGDAVRPLTMIIYFGLSILGGLWMPTTSYPQWLRNIGDYLPTHAYTALGQAIELGGAPHVKDVALLIAYLALFAGGAAWLYRKDTRKA, from the coding sequence ATGAAGGCGCTGGTCAAGCTGGAGATCGCGCGGACCCTGCGCAATCGCAAGTTCATGTTCTTCACGGTCATCTATCCGTCCGTGCTCTTCCTGCTGATCGCGGGCAGCACCGACGCCGACGACCGCGTGCCCGGCACCGGGCTGTCCATGCCGCTCTACTACATGGTCGCGATGGCCTCCTTCGGGGCGCTGACCGCCGGACTGATGGGCAACGGCGAGCGGATCGCCAAGGAGCGCGAGGGCGGCTGGACCCGGCAACTGAGGCTCACCCCGCTGCCCGGCCGCGGCTATGTGGCGGCCAAGATCGCGGTGGGTGCGGTGGCCACCCTGCCGTCGATCGTGATCGTCTTCGTGGTGGCCGCCGCCGTCAAGGGCGTACGGCTGGACGCCGCCTGGGAGTGGGCGGCGCTGACCGGCGCCATCTGGGCGGGCTCTCTGGTCTTCGCCGCGCTGGGGGTGGCCATCGGCTATCTGGCGACCGGGGACGCGGTACGCCCGCTGACGATGATCATCTACTTCGGTCTGTCGATCCTCGGCGGGCTGTGGATGCCGACCACGTCCTATCCGCAGTGGCTGCGGAACATCGGCGACTATCTGCCCACCCACGCCTACACCGCCCTCGGCCAGGCGATCGAGCTGGGCGGCGCCCCGCACGTCAAGGACGTCGCGCTGCTCATCGCCTATCTGGCGCTCTTCGCGGGCGGCGCGGCGTGGCTGTACCGCAAGGACACCCGTAAGGCGTGA